The window AAATTAGAGTTAAATGATATGGAGCTTGCATGAATCATTAACCCGTAGCCTCAGAATTGTTCAAATCCGTGCTACAGAAAATGGACAAGCTGTAATTATCCTCTTTTTGCGCTGCCAGGTTGCATAAGAGATCAAGCTGAGGGTTCAAATGAATTTTATTAAATAAGACTTCCATGTGCTGCTAAACATCTTGTTACTTTGCAATCTGTTGGTAAAACTTAAAAAGGACTCTTTTATGAAAAGGTCAgaatttcagatttttgttgatgtaaaaataatttatgAGTTTGCATGATGAAGTTACACGAGAATATTGATAGATAGTTTGTTTGATCTGTGTGAAATTTGGACAGATGAGAGCgatgctgataaaaaaaaaaaaaaaaaaaaaagcaaataagcgtatttcccaaaatacttTAAAATTGGCACATTCATGTGGCTGAAGACACTCGCTCTATTCAGAACAGTTAATCAGGATTTCAGGCATTATCCTGATTTGCAGTTTGCCTGGCTGACAATACCAATTGTGTAAACAGGGTTTTAGCCCTCAAATTACAGTACCTGGTCAGTGCGATGTCCATCAGTGCACATGAATAAAGTTTCAAGAAAATTGTATAGGTAAATTTAGCAACAGTTATACAGAATTAATCCATTATTTGTACATCTGCTTTAAGGCACTTTTAAACCTGTCTTTGACTAATCTGAAACAATAGAACTCTCCAAgctcagctgtgctgctgttgtatAGCAACAAGACactgaaatagaaaatatttttttctcactctctctctgtctctctcttgatGAAATGTATGCTGATTGCAGAACCTATAGAGAGTGAAGCAGCTGCCTCTGTTAAGCTGTTCATTGTAATTTGTggcaggtgggaaaaaaaaagttgcacaaagacTTCCAGCTGCAGACTGTGGGTCCAGcacattttacagagacagggAAAATAGGTGTCAGGAGGTGTTTGCAGGGTGATGTGGGGGAATGAAGGGGATGATAGTTCTGCCAGCCTTAATGTAAATGAGTGTAATTAGTTAAAGGTAGTTACACTGGATCAATGCCCCATTATGTTGCACAACACAGTATTTCTGCAAACAAAGGAAAGAGGTGCCATGAATGACAAACAACACAGTATAACATGCAGACACTTTTCCACAAATAATTTGTACTTTGAAATCAGTGCCATACTTTGTAGAAGTCGACAAATAATGACACATTGTATGTGTAAAATGACACTATCGCTGTTGTCGAGTAACAGGGAATAATGTAATGACACCACTGAAAGGTGATTTCGTTAAAAGAGGCAGCTATTTGGCTCTACTCCACAAATGACACGAGGTGTTGAAAATACATCAGTGTCTATGTTGAACCAAAACATCATTTGACAAAGCTGTTTTCCTCCCTCTAATTCCCTTAAAAATTACACATGGGTCCGGAAACAGTCTCAATTTTCAGTTCAATTTGGGATATAATCAACTGTACACACTTGAGATAAATTTAAATTGACCAGTGTTAAAACCAGTTTTTCAGTAAACAGCATGAAAAATGCCTTTTGATCTCATTGTAACCCAAAAGAACTGAACTAATCTGTGTGCTGTCACGTAAAATGTACGTGACAGCACACCTCTGAGGTTTTGAAAGTGTTTGACTGACATCTAGTGGAGGACAATGGTCAAGACAAATAAGCCTTTAGAATAACACtgtattgtttacatttttgattAAGGAAATAATCATCTATAAATGATCATTTCATGCCTCTAAAAATAAATTTGGTAATCCCAGAATCCAATCTGTGAAGAGATATTTTAATTAGTGCATTTATTTTGAGCGATCATTTATAATTTTCGgatgttgttttgattttggaaatgtgttgcacttgttaagattttgatgtttttgaacACACAGTAGTTAAACTGTTGAGAACCTGGATTACCTGCTATTATCACCAGCCTCTCACAGTGAAGCAGTGGTGGAGCCTGTAACTTGACCTTTCCTTTTAATGGGTGTGTGACAATGGTGCCCCGTCCCACTGGCCTGTCTGGCCCTCTGTTGTGTCTATTTATAATGTCCAGACACAGTGCAGAGGTTATTCGGACGTGCCAGCAAATACAAGGTGACAGGCACAGAGGAACAAAGGGTGAGaaattttactgttattttttctgtagttgactttatttacaaaaaacctaattgaaagttttttttttggttgtttttttttttttggtgagctAGACAAGTAATTTCTCATTGTACATTAAAGATGgagtatttattttcttaattgactgtatatttaaaaatgtatattcaATGAATAGTAGAGTTAAATCAACCTATGGTATTTATGCACTCAATGTGTATTGCTGTATACAccttacaggttttttttttaaagattattttatattgtatattaTCAATACATTTCATGGAGTTATCTTTTTTTCTAAGTAATAACTTTATACATATGGTTCAGAAATGCAACTAACCATGTTTCTCGCATGAATCTCTTCTcagatgattgtttttttctgttggtaaACAACAATGGTAAGTGcgttttgttttcactgtttgaaatcaacatttaaaacagattCTTATATTCTTATATTACTTGTAGCTTTTAATTGGTAATATTATGCAAAACATGTTGCAAAACTTTCTGCTATTTTGTATAATTTTTCCTCTGAAGGTGAAGAGCAGAAAAATGCCAGTGGGTCATCATGAGCATTGTGAGAAATGTTATGATGTCCACTGTAAAGTCCGGGTGCAGATCTCTGTGTCATGCATGGTCATCAAGTGTCGTAAAAACTGTGGTGCCACCCTCCATATGTGCAAGCAAGAGGAGCACCAGCTCCTCTGTCCAAATGAGACGGTCCCCTGCCTCAACGTTGCCTATGGCTGTCCTCTCACCATGCTGCGCCACAGGCTGGCAAAACACCTGGAGGTCTGTCCTGCCAGCGTGGTCTGCTGCTCTCAGGAGTGGAACCGCTGGCCTGTTTCTGAAAGTGATCTGCCCTTCTACAGAAATGTTTCAGAAAACCCTCAAACTGAGCTGCACCTTGATGTTGCTCTGGCTCTCAGAGACCAAGAGCTGCTGTTTCAATCCATAAAAATGAAGAACATTTTTCCTGAGCTGATGGAGGACTCTGCCCTCCAGGATGTTATCGCTGGGGTCAACTGTCTTACCGAAGAGACAGCCTGTTCTTTTGATTGTGGTGAATTTGCAGAAAATAGCTGCACAAGGATGGAGGAAAAAGAACCCAGTCAAGAGGAGAAAGATGCTTTGGCGAAGAGCAGCGATGTGGAGAGTATTCAGAACTACAGCTCTTGGGAGAAAATATTCACAAAGGAGATGGGGGGATGCGAGCAAACTGTCAAAAACCTGAataagagggaagaaagaggaaaggggaAGGATGAGCAAGAATCATCAAACTGTCAGAGAGAGATAAGAGACTCACATCTGAACCAAGAgaatgttgctgctgcttcgAGCACCAGTGGTGCAACTGGCCTTGCGCCATGGCAAGATGGCGTCCTTGAGAGGTTAGGCAAAGAAGTCAACATTGCAGAATATAACATGTACCTGGTGCACAATGGGGCAATGTTGATTAACTTTGGCCAACTTGCAGCTTGCACCCCGAGAGAAAAGGATTTTGTGTACGGGAATCTGGAGCCCATTGAGGTTAAAACTGTCCGCTCGTTTAATGTTCCCACCAGCTATCGAGCAAAGCGCAGTCATCTGAAGGACCCTGCGCACAAAGGCAAGACCACACACCAGTGTGTTGACACTGCAGATCTGGGCTTGTCACTTGAGGACCTTCCAAAGTGTGACGAGGTTAGCACCACACTCCTTTGCTCCCTGGAAAAGGAACTGAAAGGACATTTAATCTCAGAGAGTGTGGCGATAGATGGTCTTTATGTAGACGTaggaacacaaacatacaactTCTGCTCTGCCCCATTCAAAACAGATGCATCCCTGGCTGATGTCATAGCAGTCAAACCTCGTGCTCTTTATGTACATCTTGAAGCAGAATCTGTCACCAgaagacacaacaaaacaagttCAGCTTTCAGCTACAAGTGTGGCCACTTCTTTCGCCGCGATGAATACCGCTCTCATTTCAGGAATGTGCACTCTGACATACAGGCCTCTCTTAACGGCTGGTTACAACAACGGTGCCCCTTAGCATACCTCGGCTGTACTTTCACCCAGACAAGGTTTCAGCCGGCAGGTCACCAGGCTACAATTAAATTCTGCCAAGATGTCAGCGCCGTTGTCCTCCAGCCACAAGTCCCCTCATCCCTCTGTGAAGtcaggaaagagagaaatggtgCACACAATCTGGATCCGCTGAGCAGGCTGCCCCTGGAGATTCTTCAGCACATTGCCGGTTACCTTGACAGTTTTACATTATCTCAGCTGTCCCAGGTTTCCCAACTGATGAGAGAGGTGTGTGCCACATTGTtgcaagagagagggatggtCTCCCTCAAGTGGGAGAAAAAGACATATTCCCATGGGGGAAGCTCCTGGAGATGTCGAAAAAAAGCAAGTATCCTTAAGAATTCTCTTTTTTAGatattcttgtttttctgtcatatatatatatatatatatatattgtgcaAATTGCTTGAATCATCTGTCATGACTATTTCTGGTAACTGAACTACAGaagatatatttttatcatataattacatttatttattctaatGAATGAGCGCTGCCATTCCATCTGAGATATTCTTTCAATCTCAACCTTGTGCTCAGTGAAGGGAAAGTAAACACAAGGCCAGTTTTCCGTATCAGTTCCCCTTTAGTATCTGGCAACATTTTGTCAACTGTCATTTGAAAATTTCAGTCATTCATACAGCATGACAGCTGCTGCATTGTAGACACTCTCCAGACTCTCGACAGTCCTCTCTAACAATATTACAAATTAAATGACAGCCATGTTGGCAACAGTTAATGGGTTCCCGCTGGAAGAGCCACTGGAGATTTGATACTTTTTATCAGGCCTTAtcaaaaaacagctgcatgtgAGGCCAGGCACAGGATGAGGATGTTTGGAAATAGGCAATGGTGTTTTCTTCTCTAACTTTGGTGTCGAAGTGGTGCTCTGGTAACTAAACAGCTGAGCTAAGCATCATTCAATGTTGCACATGCTACTTTTGTTTTATAGtataaacaacagaaacagatcTGCAACAACTCTAGAGGAACCCCTGCAGTCCACATAATTGtcattattttatgttatttagcAACAAAGCTGTAAACAACCTGTGACAGACAGTTGAGGGATTTGAGATAAATGGGGGGGTGGTCACATGCAACAGCTGGAATTAAACCAGGGGGATGCTTTGTCTGCGTTAGACCACCAAGCTAGACCTTAGACCCCATGGCTTATTTCACAAGTCCATGAGGACGCCCACTGGTCTGGTGGTCTGAGCCTTGTGGATGCTCCTGCAGCTGCCTCATATGTTTGGAAGCAACCTAAATCCTGTCTGGAAATATGAGAAGTTTGTATAAGGTTGAAATTTCAAGTGATTCAAACTAATGACTGCTGAGCTATGGCTGTTTCATGACTGCTTCATCTATAAATGCCATCAAATGTGCACAGTTCCTTTAGGTTCTGTAGATGACTGCAGACTTATGGCAGTTCATGTCAGTTTATCACATCTCAAAGAATTTGGAAACCGGGCTTGGAAAGCAGTCCAGAAAAtaaattggggggggggggggggcaataaatcaaaatgttttgaGGGGTCattcaaatattttctgtcCCAAATTTGGTGAAGATTGGATGAAATTagccagtgtatgtgtgagaaactGTTGTGCATAGAGTTAAAAATGACAGACAGT of the Toxotes jaculatrix isolate fToxJac2 chromosome 9, fToxJac2.pri, whole genome shotgun sequence genome contains:
- the LOC121187525 gene encoding F-box only protein 40, coding for MVKSRKMPVGHHEHCEKCYDVHCKVRVQISVSCMVIKCRKNCGATLHMCKQEEHQLLCPNETVPCLNVAYGCPLTMLRHRLAKHLEVCPASVVCCSQEWNRWPVSESDLPFYRNVSENPQTELHLDVALALRDQELLFQSIKMKNIFPELMEDSALQDVIAGVNCLTEETACSFDCGEFAENSCTRMEEKEPSQEEKDALAKSSDVESIQNYSSWEKIFTKEMGGCEQTVKNLNKREERGKGKDEQESSNCQREIRDSHLNQENVAAASSTSGATGLAPWQDGVLERLGKEVNIAEYNMYLVHNGAMLINFGQLAACTPREKDFVYGNLEPIEVKTVRSFNVPTSYRAKRSHLKDPAHKGKTTHQCVDTADLGLSLEDLPKCDEVSTTLLCSLEKELKGHLISESVAIDGLYVDVGTQTYNFCSAPFKTDASLADVIAVKPRALYVHLEAESVTRRHNKTSSAFSYKCGHFFRRDEYRSHFRNVHSDIQASLNGWLQQRCPLAYLGCTFTQTRFQPAGHQATIKFCQDVSAVVLQPQVPSSLCEVRKERNGAHNLDPLSRLPLEILQHIAGYLDSFTLSQLSQVSQLMREVCATLLQERGMVSLKWEKKTYSHGGSSWRCRKKVWEFSSLFSSVDRWSFSVTPSMSDHLKTCSFYQREERTEPVVLACLAEVRDKHGEVKHKR